One Aegilops tauschii subsp. strangulata cultivar AL8/78 chromosome 7, Aet v6.0, whole genome shotgun sequence genomic window carries:
- the LOC109748309 gene encoding CO(2)-response secreted protease — MMNRAHWHLLKLLLLLIANHLLSAEAAQHTKESYVVYMGSPPSGGGGVKLAEMMRAAHLEMLASIVPQEQRWLTHSYHHAFEGFAAELTEEEALALSAHERVVSVFRDPVLLLHTTRSWDFLDMQSGFRPDGGAPQASGDVIIGVIDTGIWPESPSFNDDGMGDVPSRWRGLCMQGPSFKKSSCNKKLIGARYYGDQLGLVAPNASLARVALSTGSPRDDVGHGTHCASTAAGAIVEGANYYGLAWGAAKGGAPAARVASYKVCTEDENGCSGSALLKAIDDAVSDGVDVISISIGKTATDTVPDLLTDPVALGAFHAHQRGVLVVCSAGNDGPDPSTVVNSAPWILTVAASTIDRAFHSSIVLGNRKVFKGAAINFSNQSLDGERYPLVFGAQAATRRAPASEASNCYPGSLRKRKVAGKILVCIGTDSRITRRIKMLVAEDSGARGLVLIDHKAMEAPIDTASFPFSQVGTDAGAQILRYINSTKNPTAAILPTKDVKLFKPAPVVASFSARGPAALTEAILKPDLMAPGVSILAAMPPMNMEDVPAGKKPSSFSIKSGTSMACPHVAGAGAFLKSAHPRWTPSIIRSALMTTATARNNLGLPVASSSGAVATVHDMGAGEIIPLRALNPGLVFDTTTRDYLDFLCYQGYKDKVIRKVSGDAQFTCPHGAPSPDLIAKSVNYPSISVPQLTAGKPFAVSRTATNVGRSNATYVVAVEAPPGLSVKVSPKRLLFSRRWATAAYEVRFAHAGARNGYAYGAVTWSDGLHSVRTPFAVNVF, encoded by the exons ATGATGAACCGCGCGCACTGGCATTTGCTCAAGCTCCTCCTCCTGCTCATCGCCAACCACCTCCTCTCAGCGGAAGCAGCACAGCACACCAAAGAG TCATATGTCGTCTACATGGGGAGTCCTCCTTCAGGAGGTGGTGGCGTGAAGCTGGCGGAGATGATGCGTGCCGCGCACCTTGAGATGCTTGCGTCCATTGTACCCCAGGAGCAACGGTGGCTGACGCATAGCTACCACCATGCGTTCGAGGGATTCGCTGCCGAGCTCACTGAGGAGGAGGCCCTCGCGCTGTCTG CGCACGAAAGAGTGGTGTCGGTGTTCCGAGACCCCGTGCTGCTACTACACACTACCCGGTCCTGGGACTTCCTTGACATGCAGTCCGGCTTCCGTCCCGACGGCGGAGCACCCCAGGCCTCCGGTGATGTCATCATCGGTGTCATCGACACAGGTATTTGGCCGGAGTCACCGAGTTTCAATGACGACGGGATGGGGGACGTGCCGTCGAGGTGGCGAGGGTTGTGCATGCAAGGTCCAAGCTTCAAGAAGAGCAGCTGCAACAA GAAACTCATTGGTGCGCGGTACTACGGCGATCAGCTCGGCTTGGTGGCGCCAAATGCCTCCCTGGCCAGGGTGGCGCTGTCGACCGGCTCGCCTCGAGACGACGTTGGTCACGGCACTCATTGCGCGTCAACAGCCGCAGGCGCGATTGTGGAGGGTGCCAACTACTACGGCCTGGCCTGGGGCGCAGCCAAGGGCGGTGCGCCGGCCGCACGCGTGGCCTCGTACAAGGTGTGTACCGAGGACGAGAACGGATGCTCCGGCTCGGCGCTACTCAAGGCCATCGATGACGCAGTGAGTGACGGAGTGgatgtgatctccatctccattGGCAAGACCGCTACCGATACAGTGCCAGACCTTCTCACCGATCCCGTCGCACTCGGAGCATTCCACGCACACCAGAGGGGCGTCCTAGTGGTCTGCTCGGCTGGCAACGATGGGCCCGACCCATCCACCGTCGTCAACTCCGCGCCGTGGATCCTCACGGTCGCCGCCTCGACCATCGACCGCGCCTTCCACTCCAGCATTGTCCTCGGCAACAGAAAGGTCTTCAAG GGTGCCGCCATAAACTTCTCCAACCAAAGCCTCGATGGAGAGCGCTACCCTCTGGTGTTTGGGGCCCAAGCGGCAACCCGGCGCGCACCGGCGTCTGAGGCAAG CAACTGTTATCCGGGATCGCTGCGCAAGCGCAAGGTGGCCGGGAAGATCTTGGTGTGCATCGGCACAGACTCGAGGATTACGCGGCGGATAAAGATGCTCGTCGCGGAGGATTCGGGGGCGAGGGGGCTAGTGTTGATCGACCACAAGGCCATGGAGGCACCGATCGACACCGCTAGCTTCCCCTTCTCCCAGGTGGGCACCGATGCCGGTGCACAGATACTGCGGTACATTAATTCCACCAA GAATCCGACGGCTGCGATCCTCCCCACAAAGGACGTCAAGTTGTTCAAGCCTGCGCCCGTGGTGGCGTCCTTCTCGGCGCGCGGCCCTGCTGCCCTCACTGAAGCCATCCTCAAGCCCGATCTGATGGCGCCCGGGGTCAGCATCCTCGCCGCGATGCCGCCCATGAACATGGAGGACGTCCCCGCCGGCAAGAAGCCCTCGTCATTCTCCATCAAGTCCGGCACTTCCATGGCCTGCCCGCATGTCGCCGGCGCCGGTGCCTTCCTCAAGTCGGCCCACCCGCGCTGGACCCCATCCATCATCAGATCAGCTCTCATGACCACAG CGACGGCGAGAAACAACCTGGGACTGCCGGTGGCGAGCAGCAGTGGCGCGGTGGCGACTGTACACGACATGGGCGCCGGCGAGATCATACCGCTTCGGGCGCTCAATCCGGGCCTGGTGTTCGACACCACCACAAGGGACTACCTCGACTTTCTCTGCTACCAGGGCTACAAGGACAAGGTCATCCGCAAGGTCTCCGGCGATGCCCAGTTCACCTGCCCGCATGGCGCGCCCTCGCCGGACCTCATCGCAAAGAGCGTCAATTACCCGTCTATCTCCGTGCCACAGCTCACGGCCGGGAAGCCCTTCGCCGTGTCGCGCACCGCCACGAACGTCGGGCGGTCTAACGCGACGTACGTGGTGGCTGTCGAGGCACCGCCAGGCCTGTCAGTGAAGGTGTCGCCTAAGCGGCTGCTGTTCTCGAGGCGATGGGCCACTGCCGCGTACGAGGTGCGCTTCGCTCACGCCGGGGCCAGGAATGGTTACGCATACGGCGCTGTTACCTGGTCGGATGGCCTGCACTCGGTCCGGACCCCTTTCGCCGTTAATGTCTTCTGA